AAATTAATTCTCATAAACCCTATTTATTAACCTGATGCAAAGAAATCCTACAATAGCATAGACGAAATTCGCCGTTTTTACCGCCTCCTTAACGCCTATGGCTTTCACTTGGATCCGACACCACATTTTGGGATTGCAAGACTGGCAACCGGAAGAATACCAAACCCTGCTACAAACGGCCTCTAGTTTTCGTGAAGTTCTTTCCCGACGTACCAAGAAAGTGCCGGCCTTACAAGGTCAAGTGGTGACAAATCTTTTTTTTGAACCTTCTACCCGCACCCGTAGTAGTTTTGAACTAGCGGCGAAACGTCTTTCGGCCGATGTTCTTAATTTTGCCCCGGGTAGTTCCAGTTTGACTAAGGGGGAAACGATTCTCGATACCGCTTTAACCTATGTGGCCATGGGTACGGATATTTTTGTTATCCGACATCAACAGTCGGGAGTTCCCGATTTAATTGCCGCAGAAATGGATCGTTTGCAGTCGGGGGTCAGTGTTCTTAATGCTGGGGACGGTCAACACGAACACCCCTCCCAGGGACTTTTAGACCTGTTTACGATCTGTTGTCTGTTAGATGACGAAAATCCCCGTTTAGAACTGTTAGAGGGCAAAAAAATCGCTATTGTCGGGGATATACTCCATTCTCGTGTCGCTCGTTCCAATATCTGGAGTTTAACCACGGCAGGGGCGGAAGTACATTTGTCCGCCCCCCCCACCCTACTGCCGAAATATTTTGGGGAATTGTGCGATCGCTTATTTCTCCACTGGGATTTAGAACCAGCTTTAGAAAAGGCCGATTTTGTGATGACCTTGCGACTGCAAAAAGAACGCATGACCGCCAATCTTTTGCCCAGTTTACGCGAATATCATCAAAGTTTTGGCATTACCCGTCCTCGTTTGCAATCCTGTCAACCGGGGGTGAAGGTACTTCATCCGGGTCCTGTGAATCGGGGAGTGGAAATTAGTTCCGATTTAATGGACGATCCCGATTTTAGTCTGATTTCCCAACAAGTTACCAGTGGTGTCGCTGTTAGAATGGCTTTGTTATACCTGATCGGTAATCTTCGCAGCGACCAGTAAAAGGTTCTCAGGGATTTGATCTTTTAGTCTGGTTTCATTGAAACAATCCTAAAGTTTCTATCAAGGTAAATATCATACTTTCTTCCTCCCTCACACACAGCATCTTCTGCTTCAAATAGGTTAGTCTCAACATCAAATTTCATCGCTTTAGGATTCCTACAACCCTGTTTTAGCAAAGCATCAGTCAACCGTGATGTTTCTTCAGGGGTCAAGGCTCGATAATCACTACTATTAGCTTGACCCGCATAGATTGACATTCCTATAATGCTAAGAGATAGTAAGCTTATGATCGATTTGGTCTTCATTTTTTCAACTTCCTGAATACAATAAAAACATCATTCAAAGGGCTTTAGACCCAAATTTTCGCTAATTAGTTCGGCACGATTACCAGTCAACTTTATGTTAGGAAAAGCATACCTATTTTGCAATAAGTATAAATACTCAAGCTACCCCTAGGGCTTTTCTAGGAACTGCGACCGATACCGAATTCCGTTCTTTTTTAACTATCCCTTTTTTGCCTCTTCCAGGTCATGATAATGCTGATAAGCGCCGATTTCGGGGTTAAAGGGGGCGATTTCTTCAGTTACAGTTAATCCCAAACCTTCTAACATTGCTTGTAGGACAGAATCGGGGGACAGACGGAGATAATCGGGATTAATTTCTAGGGCTACATGACGATTACCGAGGTGATAGGCCGCTTTGAGAAGTAAATCGGTTGAAGGGGCGGTAATAGTGATAACTGGTTCGGGTTTAGCAATGATTTGAATAATTTCGCCGTTTTCTCCCCGCAGGAAATCGCGGTCCTGTAGAATTGTGCCGCGGGGTAAACGAAAACAGAGGGAAAAACCTTCGGGACTGTCGAGACGATAACGGCTGCGGGTACGTTCTTCGGCCGTAAGTAGGAGGCTAAAAAGTACCGTTTCTGGGGGAGGTAGACTAGCGGTATGACGGGGTGGTAAGCGCTCGGTAAAAGTTAACATGGTAGTGGTCAATGGGAAAAAACATTCTTAATTGTAGCCCTGACTCCAGCTTGACCCGAAAAACTGAGGAACTTTTTCTATTTATTCTCCCGTTGCAGACGAATCATCTCATTTTGCACCCGTCGTCTCAAGTTATCATCGGTACGAATCCGGTTAGTAATGGCGTTAAATTCAGTCGCAGTCAGACCACTATCTTGGACAATCTTTTTTGAGTTATTACAATAATCGACGGCAATTCTTTGGGCATTAGCGGGAAGATTATTAAAGCTTTCCCGTTGGTTACAGGTAATTGCTGGGGGACTTTTCCCTAAAATTTGCGAAATTGCCTGATAAGCTTGTCTTCTTTGGGTTTCGATCAACAAAACTGCTTTGGCATAACGTTTGATTTGGTCAGCCGTAAAATCTTGAGTATAAGCGGAGGACTGAAAACTAACCACCTCCGTCGTCCAAGAAAATTCGGGAATCAGACCGCCAAGAATGGCGATTACTGCCAAAAAAGTCACAATAAAAGAACGTCTTAAGCTTTGACCTAGATCGGCTAGGGGATAGCAGTAAATCACCATGCGAGTTTGTCGCTGAATAGATAATGATAGCAAACTTTCCAGTTAAATCCTGCTTTTTTGAATATTTTTAACGATCATAAGTTCCAATTCTAGCGAACATCTCCTTAGCCCGAACCTTAATTTTTGGGCAGAAATTGCTTTAGTAAACTTTTTTAACGTTTCTAGGGGCAAAATTAGTCAAAAATCTTTGAGAGAACCGATGAACGATTTTTGGGAAGTTAGGATGCCTATCGCTTTTAGAGAATATTTATCAGCAATTTAGCGGGCTAATCTCTTTTTATTAGCTTATATCGCTGTTAATCTCTCGCTTATTCCCTTTTGTCTCTCCCCTTGCTGGGGAATCGAGGGGAAATCTAGATAAATTAAAGGTTTCAGCGATTCCGATCGAGACAATTCCCGCTTAGAATAATGCAGTGGAATATATAGCCAATGGGGATTTGAGGCATTATTTAGTGATCTCGATCCTGGCGAGTCCTCAACAGGGGAACCATAATAAACTACTGACAACCACCCTAAACTCAGAAAAACCGCAAAACAAGGAGTTAGCGCATGAATAAAGGTGAATTAATCGATCAAATCGCTCTCAAAGCCTCTGTCACCAAAAAACAAGCAGATGCTGTTCTCACTGCCGCCATCGAAACCATTATCGAAGCGGTTTCTGAGGGGGACAAAGTAACCCTAGTAGGATTCGGTTCCTTCGAGGCCCGGGAACGTCAGGCCAGGGAAGGACGCAACCCAAAAACCGGGGATAAGATGGAGATTCCAGCCACTCGCGTCCCGGCTTTCTCGGCGGGTAAACTGTTTAAAGACAGAGTGGCCCCAGATAAGGAATAATTACTGTTGAGTTTTGAGCGCTGTAAGTCTTTTGCCTAGACCTAAACATGGTGGTAATCTTGACTGGGCAGCCGCCATTGCCGGCTGTCCGGTTTCCTCTATTCTCGATTTTTCTGCCAGTATCAACCCCCTCGGTCCGCCAGAAAGCGCCCTAACCGCTATTAAAAGCCATTTAACCAGTCTGACTCGTTATCCTGACCCCGAGTATTGGCAGTTGCGTTCTGCCCTCGCCCAATGGCATGATATCGGGCCGGATTGGATTCTCCCCGGCAATGGTGCGGCCGAGTTATTAACCTGGGCCGGTCGGGAATTGGCCTCATTTGATAGTGTTTATGTACTAACACCCGCTTTTAACGATTACGAACGGGCCTTAAAAAGTTTTGGCGGGAAAATCTGCCAACATTCCCTAGATTTAACCACTTTAAAGCCGGTTAATCCCGAAAAACAAGGCTTATTACTCAATAATCCCCACAATCCCACAGGGAAACTCTGGACGGCGGCGGCCATTCGTCCCTATCTATCGCAATTTGGTTTGGTGGTAGTGGATGAAGCTTTTATGGATTTTTTACCCCCGCAACAACAGGAGAGTTTAATATCTCTCTTGCCGGAATATCCCAATCTCGTGATTTTGCGTTCCCTAACTAAATTTTACAGTCTCCCCGGTTTACGTCTAGGATATGTCCTCGCCCATCCCGATCGCCTGTTACAATGGCAAAAATGGCGCGATCCTTGGTCGGTGAATAACTTGGCTGTGGTTGCCGCTATTGCGGCAATTGAAGATAGGGATTTTCAACAACAAACTTGGGATTGGTTAACGGCGGCCCGTGAGGATTTATGGCAGGGATTAGCTAATTTTCCGCAATTACAGCCCCAAACCAGTGCCGCTAACTTCCTCTTAGTACAATCTCAATCTTCCTGTTTACCCCTACAGGAAGCTTTATTAAAATATCATCGAATTTTCATCCGCGATTGTCTCAGTTTCCCCGAATTGGGGAGCAATTATTTTCGGGTAGCTGTCCGTTTACCGGCAGAAAATCAACGATTATTATCGGCTTTAGAGAGTGTTTTAGCTGCGTCTGATACTAAATCCGTTGAGTAACGCACAGAAAACGGGTTTCTCGGAGAAACCCGTTTTCTACTCATGCAAATTAACAACAAAAAGGCTCCCGCCAACTAGACGGGAGCCGCTGCCATCGAACTAACCGAAATTAGTCGAGGTCAGGCATTGCCAATGCGGGTTCAGTCTCGCGGTCAATTCCTTTCTCGAAACCGGCGGCGGCGGCGCGAGCGCGTCCAGCGTGCCAGAGGTGTCCAATCAGGAAGAAGAAAGCGAGGGTGAAGTGAGAGGTAGCCAACCAAGCGCGAGGAGACACATAGTTAAACGAGTTAACGTCAGTGATAACGCCGCCCACAGAGTTCAAGGAACCTAAAGGAGCGTGGGTCATGTATTCAGCCGCGCGGCGGACTTGCCAGGGTTGTACGTCATTTCTGATTTTGTCGAGGTCTAAACCGTTAGGACCGCGGAGGGGTTCTAACCAGGGACCGCGGAAATCCCAGAAACGCATGGTTTCACCACCGAAGATGATTTCGCCAGTGGGAGAGCGCATCAGGTATTTACCTAGACCGGTGGGGCCTTGGGCAGAAGCGACGTTAGCGCCTAAGCGTTGGTCACGCACCAAGAAGGTGAAAGCTTGAGCTTGGGAAGCTTCCATACCGGTCGGACCGTAGAATTCACTGGGATAGGCGGTGTTGTTAAACCAAACGTAAACGGCGGCGATAAAGCCCATCATGGAAAGAGCGCCCAAGCTGTAGGACAGATAGGCTTCTCCAGACCAGATGAAAGCGCGACGCGCCCAGGCAAAAGGTTTGGTGAGAATGTGCCAGATACCGCCAGCGATACAGATTAAGCCAATCCAGATGTGACCGCCGATGATATCTTCCATGTTGTTGACGCTGATAATCCAGCCTTCGCCACCGAAGGGAGCTTTGGTCAGATAACCAAAGATAACTGCGGGGTTGAGGGTAGGATTGGTGATGATGCGGACATCGCCGCCACCAGGGGCCCAGGTATCATAGACACCGCCAAAGAACATGGCTTTAAATACCAACAACAGCGCACCACAACCCAAGAGAATCAGGTGATAACCGATGATGTTGGTCATTTGGTTTTTGTCTTTCCAGTCGTAACCGAAGAAATTAGAGTATTCCTCTAGGGTTTCCGGTCCGCGGATAGCGTGGTAGATACCACCAAAACCGAGTACAGCCGAAGAAATTAAGTGCAGAACACCAGCGACGAAGTAGGGGAAGGTATCGACTACTTCACCACCAGGACCGACCCCAAAACCGAGGGTAGCTAAGTGGGGAAGCAGGATTAAACCCTGTTCGTACATCGGTTTTTCGGGGATAAAGTGGGCGGTTTCAAACAGGGTCATCGCCCCGGCCCAGAAAACGATTAAACCAGCGTGGGCGACGTGAGCGCCGAGCAGTTTACCGGAGAGGTTGATGAGACGAGCGTTACCAGACCACCAAGCGAAGCCGGTGGAACTTTGGTCACGACCACTAGCGGTAGGGATATTAGAGAGCGTTACCACGCGGGAGAACCTCCTCAGGGAAGATAAAGTTTTCGTGGGGTTGGTCTTGGGGAGCCATCCAAGCTCTCAGACCTTCGTTAAGCAGAATATTTTTAGTGTAGAAGGTTTCAAATTCCGGGTCTTCCGCCGCTCTCAATTCCTGAGAAACGAAGTCATAGGCCCGTAGGTTAAGGGCTAATCCAACCACACCCACAGCACTCATCCATAAACCAGTTACGGGGACAAAGAGCATGAAGAAGTGTAACCAACGTTTGTTGGAGAAAGCGATGCCGAAGATTTGCGACCAGAAACGGTTCGCAGTGACCATGGAGTAGGTTTCTTCCGCTTGGGTGGGTTCAAAAGCCCGGAAAGTGTTGGAACCTTCACCGTCTTCAAACAGGGTATTTTCTACGGTCGCTCCGTGAATAGCACAGAGAAGCGCACCACCGAGGATACCGGCTACACCCATCATGTGGAAGGGGTTAAGGGTCCAGTTGTGGAAGCCTTGGAAGAAGAGAATGAAACGGAAGATACCAGCCACGCCGAAGCTAGGGGCAAAGAACCAGCTAGACTGACCGAGGGGGTACATCAGGAAGACACTGACGAACACCGCAATCGGACCTGAGAAGGCAAGGGCGTTGTAGGGACGAATGCCGACTAAACGGGCGATTTCAAACTGACGTAGCATGAAGCCAATCAAGCCGAAAGCACCGTGCAGGGCGACAAAGGGCCATAAACCGCCGATTTGACACCAACGGGTAAAGTTACCTTGGGCTTCCGGTCCCCAGAGAAAGAGGATGGAGTGACCGAAGGCATCGGCGGGGGTGGAGACGGCTACAGTCAGGAAGTTGCCGCCTTCCAGGTAGGAACTGGCTAACCCGTGGGTGTACCAGGAGGTGACGAAGGTGGTGCCGGTTAACCATCCACCTAGGGCCATGAAGGCGCAGGGGAAGAGTAGTAAACCAGACCAACCGATGAAGACGAAACGGTCTCTTTTGAGCCAGTCATCGAGAGCATCAAACAGCCCTCTTTCTGGGGCGCGTCCGACAGCAATGGTCATGGGTATTTTTCCTCTTGCTTAACTGAAATCACGGGCAAGATTTCTTAACTTTTTTGAGTCTGGGATTACTCCCATTGTCTTATAAGATGGGGCGATCGATTGACTGGATTAGCTTGACTAAACTGGCTGCGATCGCCTGTTAATCCTCACAAACTGTAAAAGATTAACGTTTCTTAAACTAGCACAAGCTAGACAATAATTTCGAGTTTGGTAAGATTTTGGTTCCTTGCGGCCTCTATCTACCTTTACTCATTATTAGCAAAAAATTACAAATCTATACAACCTGACTCATAATTGATTTTTTAGGCACATAAAAACTTTTTTGTCAATGAGTATTTATATTCATTTTTTTAATTGATCGCCATTCCCAATCCTCGAGGGGTTGCTCTAGCAATTGACAATCAAAGCATTCCTCGGCGGCGGTTTTCAGGGTAGCGATAAGGGTTTCTAGGGTCAAATCTGGCGCTAAATTGAGCTTTGGAGGGGCGGCACTGGCGAAAACTTGCTCAAACAGCGAATTATCTTGATCTAGCACCATGGAACCATGTTGGAGAACATAGCAACCCCGTTGCAGTTGGGCGCTACCAATAAATTTGTTCCCCCAATTATCGACTAGATCCGCACCGGTAGCCGTACCGAAACAGTTAGCAGAATTAATATATCCCCGGCCGGCAGCACCGTAGGACAATTCTAGACCGAGATTTTGCCAGCCTGTGATTAAAAATTGACAGATTTGCTGGTAAACTTCCCTAATATTCCCCTTCATCCCCGAATTTACCACCATATAAGTCAAATCACCCTGATGTAGTACGGCCCGGCCACCAGTAGGACGACGAACTAGGGAGATTTTTTGACCTTGCCAAGTCAAATCACGCCAAAAATCGGGATATTGCCGTTGATGATAGCCCAAGGAAATGGCCGGGGGCGACCATTGATAAAAACGCAGAGTCGGGAGATGATGACTGCAACGGTGTTGTTCTAGTAACCAAGAATCGATCGCCATTTGTAGCTCTGCCGATGAGATAATTGGCGGGATATAACGCCAAATTTTAGCTGCCACCAAAGGATTCTCGTAACATTTCATCATTATTATCTGCTACCGTCGCCACGAGAGTAATTGCTCGCGAAATCTCCCCAGGAGACAAATCGGCCACAGTACGCTGAGAAATCACCACCACCTGATCATTCATAATGGCAAAATGAGATTCAAAGGTTTCGGCACAATTCATCGCTAATAACTTGCGGGTTAATCCCAATTCATCCTTAACGGGTAATTTCAGCACAGAAGACCACACCGTGAGAAAATCATCATCACTTTCCCCAGTTAACTGCACAAATACCTCAACGCTACCATACTGAAACTTCCAAAGATAACCTTTTTCTGTATGTTGTACCATAGCAGTATCATTCTGCTGCAGAGTAGAAATAACCGTTTCAATCATTTCTTGGTGACTGCTCGTACTAGCCAGAAATTCATCGGTCATTGACTCTATTGCTTCTGAAGTCGCTAAACTTTCTGTGGTCATAAAAATTCCCTAAACTCGATCGATCACAATCTTATCCCAAGGAAAAAGAAAAAAAGACATTCGGGTTGGGGAAGTGGGGTTTTAGTTGAATTTCCCCACTTCCCCAATTACTCAAAATTTTATGAAGCATTTGAGTAAACACCTGACTTGATCGATGACAATGGCTCTATCCCGTTCTAGCTGTCAATGATCATGCAAAGTCTTTTTCAACGTTCCCTAGCTGAGACCAATTCTGGGGAAGAAGATATCCGTAGTCGTATTCTACAGGCCGCTTTACGTTTATTTGCCGCCAAGGGTTATGAAGGAACCACGACCAAAGACCTAGCAGGAAAGGCAAATGTGGCAGAAGGAACTTTATTTCGTTATTTTCCCAACAAAAAGGCGATTTTAATCGAAGTGGCCACTAGGGGATGGGTGGATATTCTCACCGACTTGCTGACGGAATTGAGCGAAATGGGCAGTTATAAAGCGGTAGCGCAGGTGATGCGACGTAGGGTGTTGAGAATGCGAGAAAATAGCGATTTATTGCGAGTTTGTTTTATAGAAGCCCAATTTCACCCCGAATTAAAAGAGCGAATTCAATCGGAAGTAATTGCCAAAATGACCGATGTGGCCGAGGCTTTTTTTCAAACAGCGATCGATCATGGTATCTATCGTCCCATGAATCCGAAAATTGTGGCCCAGGTTTTTCTAGGAATGTTCGCAATTGCTGGTTTTTCCAGTGAAACTATTTTAGATGCCAATGCTTCTCCCTTCGCTTTACAAGAAATGGCCGAAGGTATTGCCGAAATTTTTCTGAATGGAGTGTTAGTTAAAGAAGTTTAATTATTGCCTATTTTCCCTTTCTTCCCCGACGGTTAACTTTTCTCCTATCTCCTCACCTAAGGGAAGATTTTTGATTTTTGCAGGAGATCTAATAGGTTCCCGCTCTAGAATTTCTCTGAAAAACTAGCCCTAGTAATGCCGATGAAACTCCTCTCACAATTTTCTGGGAAATTGATCGCTTTTTCGCTAACTTTCTCCGGTTTTAGTGGTTTATTTTCCCCTATTCCCGCTTTGGCCGCTGAAACCCTGACCTTGCGCCTAGGAATGGTCGAACAGGATATTAATATTCAAGAGTTAGAACAATATGTGGAAACTGGAAAATTATCTCCGAATTTACAGTCCTATCCAACAATTTTAACTGCTGCCATCCGTCAAGGTTTAGAAAAACATCTCTATGTGGATAGTCAAATCGCCCAGCAATTTCTAGAAAATTTATTCAACGAACAGGAAGGCAAAAACTTATTATCTCAGTTAAATCAGGCTCTTCCCGAAAGTAATCCCACCAGAATTAAAGCCACTTTATCTCTGATTCTCCAAACCAATGATAAAGTTAATATCTTTAGTTTTTTAAAAGCCTATCCCCAGAAAAAACTTACCCTAGACTTATTAGCTTTAACCTCCATAGCTAAACAACTAAATCAAAATCGTTTTAAAAACATTTTGCTCACCTCGCTTTTAGAACACTCGTTAAGTGCAAGTGATTCCGTCAAATTACCAAATCAATTTTCTCCCGATCAAAGAGGAAAAAATTTGGTTTTTAAACAGACACAATTTTTCTATGATTCTATCAGAAATAGAGCCGTTAAAACCGATATTTATTATTCGGTTGATAGTCGCGGCCCTTTAGTGATCATGTCCCACGGTTTTGCCGCAGATCGGCGTTTTTTACGTTATCTGGCCTTCCATCTCGCTTCCTACGGTTTGACAGTGGTTTCTGTGGAACATCGCGGCAGTAATATTAATGCTTTACTAACCGCTGCTCAAGGTTGGCAAATTAATAATTTATTGCCCGCATCAGAATTTATAGAACGGCCGAAAGACATCAGCTTTATTCTCAATGAATTAACCGCTTTAAACAAGGATAATAACAGTGAATTTCGAGGTAAATTCAATACCCAAAAAGTCACAATAATTGGTCATTCTTTTGGGGGATATACTGCTTTAGCTTTAGCCGGTGCGCGTTTAGAACCCTCCCACACTCGTCGAGTTTGTCAATCCCTAACCCCCTTGGAACGTTCCCCCGCAGATTGGCTACAGTGTGCGGTGACAAAGTTGGCCTATAAACAAATGTCTTTTCGTGATTATCGCATCGATCGAGCTATAGTATTAAATCCTGTTATTGGTTCCCTTTTTGCCTCTAATCTTGCCTCGATCACGATTCCCGTATTGATGTTATCCTCGACAGAAGACGGGATCACTCCCATTATTGAACATCAATTACAACCCTTTGAAAACTTATCAGGAGAAAAATATTTAATCCTTGCTCATGGTGCAACTCACATGAGTGCCACGGATATTATTTATCTGAATAGCACCATGGGACAAAGTACATTAGTGCCAGAAGTAATGGACGAAAAAGCCAACCCTCTCCGGGAGATGATTAAAGGGGTTAGTTTAGCTTTTATCGAACAATCAACCTCTTTTTCTGACCAGTATCAACCTTATTTAAGTAGCAATTATATCGAGTCTTTTAACAGTAAAGCTATTAATTTTCGGCTCACAAAAAAGTTACCTACTACCGTCACAGCATTAGCCAATTTTTTGACAGTTAATAAAACCCCGATTAAATCCGACACTTCCCCAAAACCATCCTCTTGGTTAGAGGAATCATGGATAGCGATAAATAGTCTATTTACTCCTCCCAATTTCCGCACCGAAAGTCTCAGTTCAGTTTTTGGTGAACTTCTTGATTATACCGATCGCACCTTTGATCCTTGGAGTTAAAATAGGGTTTGCGGCAAAAAGTTTGTTGGTGGGGTTAGGAGTCAGTAGCCGGTCGTCGGTCGTTTCAGGCTTTGTTGCCCTCTTTTTTTGTACCAGTTTATATACTACAAGAAGGATAATGCCAGGTTTTTGAAGGTCTCAATCCTATATTCTTGCACTAACATCGGATTTTAACAGGTCAAAAGCCTTATTTTAAAAGGGTTTTACCATTATTCAGCAAGCCTTAAGTAGTAGTGCAAAATTAATTTCCTAGTCGAGACTCCGAGACAGCTAATCTAAGGATAGGCGGTTAAAATGCGTTTTAGCTTACTTAAGTAGGTAGGCGTTAAAAATTATCAGATGCCCCCCTTATCAAGGGGGGATTAAGGGGGGATCGAACCTAAAATCCATTTTTAATTTAATTATAACCAGCTACTTATGATAAAATGCTTTCAAAGACAGGTAAGGGAAAACTTGCAATTATTCACTCAATAAAATAACTGATATCCGAGATGAAACCCTGTTACTGCATTAATCCCGATTGTTCTCAACCAGAGCATCCGAGTAATAATAACTCGAATACTCGTTACTGTCAAAGTTGCGGCTCTGAGTTGTTGTTAAATGGTCAATATAGGGTAAGTCGGTTATTGAGTGATACGACCGGTTTTGGGGTTGTTTATGAGGCTTTTGAAGGTTTTACACCCAAAATCCTTAAGGTATTACAAGAAAAATGGAATAATGAACCGAAGGCAGTGGAATTATTTAAACGGGAATATGACGTTTTATTAGAGTTGAGTCGTCAAAATGTCACCGGTGTTCCTCGCGCAGATGCCTATTTTCAATATTCCACAAGGGAGGGGAAAATATTACACTGTTTAGTTATGGAAAAAGTGGAGGGGATTAATTTAGAACAGTGGCTAAAGCAGTATGATAAATTAAGTCAAAAACGAGCCTTAAAATGGCTGAGAGAAATCACTTTAATTCTCGATAAAATTCATCAACAGAATTGGCTGCATCGAGATATTAAACCCCCTAATATCATGCTGCGAAATAGTGGCGAGTTGGTGTTAATTGATTTTGGCACAGCAAGGGAAGAAACCCAAACCTATCATCAAAAGGTAAAAGGTCAACAGGTAACAGGTATTACCTCAGCCGGATATACCCCCAATGAACAACAACATGGCCAAGCAGTGATTCAATCAGATTTTCATGCTTTAGGACGAACTTTTGTGCATTTATTAACCGGAAAACATCCTTTAGAAATGTATGATCCGATTAATGATGTTTTACCTTGGCGAGAAGAAACGGAAAATATTCACCCGTTATTGTTGGATTTTATTGATGAGTTAATGGGAAGATTACCCAAGAATAGGCCAGCTAATACTAGGGTTATTTTACAACGTTTGGATGAGATTGAACGGCAATTAAAGTT
This Microcystis wesenbergii NRERC-220 DNA region includes the following protein-coding sequences:
- a CDS encoding aspartate carbamoyltransferase catalytic subunit; the protein is MAFTWIRHHILGLQDWQPEEYQTLLQTASSFREVLSRRTKKVPALQGQVVTNLFFEPSTRTRSSFELAAKRLSADVLNFAPGSSSLTKGETILDTALTYVAMGTDIFVIRHQQSGVPDLIAAEMDRLQSGVSVLNAGDGQHEHPSQGLLDLFTICCLLDDENPRLELLEGKKIAIVGDILHSRVARSNIWSLTTAGAEVHLSAPPTLLPKYFGELCDRLFLHWDLEPALEKADFVMTLRLQKERMTANLLPSLREYHQSFGITRPRLQSCQPGVKVLHPGPVNRGVEISSDLMDDPDFSLISQQVTSGVAVRMALLYLIGNLRSDQ
- a CDS encoding lipoate--protein ligase family protein yields the protein MMKCYENPLVAAKIWRYIPPIISSAELQMAIDSWLLEQHRCSHHLPTLRFYQWSPPAISLGYHQRQYPDFWRDLTWQGQKISLVRRPTGGRAVLHQGDLTYMVVNSGMKGNIREVYQQICQFLITGWQNLGLELSYGAAGRGYINSANCFGTATGADLVDNWGNKFIGSAQLQRGCYVLQHGSMVLDQDNSLFEQVFASAAPPKLNLAPDLTLETLIATLKTAAEECFDCQLLEQPLEDWEWRSIKKMNINTH
- a CDS encoding DUF4168 domain-containing protein; this translates as MVIYCYPLADLGQSLRRSFIVTFLAVIAILGGLIPEFSWTTEVVSFQSSAYTQDFTADQIKRYAKAVLLIETQRRQAYQAISQILGKSPPAITCNQRESFNNLPANAQRIAVDYCNNSKKIVQDSGLTATEFNAITNRIRTDDNLRRRVQNEMIRLQRENK
- the psbC gene encoding photosystem II reaction center protein CP43 codes for the protein MVTLSNIPTASGRDQSSTGFAWWSGNARLINLSGKLLGAHVAHAGLIVFWAGAMTLFETAHFIPEKPMYEQGLILLPHLATLGFGVGPGGEVVDTFPYFVAGVLHLISSAVLGFGGIYHAIRGPETLEEYSNFFGYDWKDKNQMTNIIGYHLILLGCGALLLVFKAMFFGGVYDTWAPGGGDVRIITNPTLNPAVIFGYLTKAPFGGEGWIISVNNMEDIIGGHIWIGLICIAGGIWHILTKPFAWARRAFIWSGEAYLSYSLGALSMMGFIAAVYVWFNNTAYPSEFYGPTGMEASQAQAFTFLVRDQRLGANVASAQGPTGLGKYLMRSPTGEIIFGGETMRFWDFRGPWLEPLRGPNGLDLDKIRNDVQPWQVRRAAEYMTHAPLGSLNSVGGVITDVNSFNYVSPRAWLATSHFTLAFFFLIGHLWHAGRARAAAAGFEKGIDRETEPALAMPDLD
- a CDS encoding TetR/AcrR family transcriptional regulator; protein product: MQSLFQRSLAETNSGEEDIRSRILQAALRLFAAKGYEGTTTKDLAGKANVAEGTLFRYFPNKKAILIEVATRGWVDILTDLLTELSEMGSYKAVAQVMRRRVLRMRENSDLLRVCFIEAQFHPELKERIQSEVIAKMTDVAEAFFQTAIDHGIYRPMNPKIVAQVFLGMFAIAGFSSETILDANASPFALQEMAEGIAEIFLNGVLVKEV
- the psbD gene encoding photosystem II D2 protein (photosystem q(a) protein), encoding MTIAVGRAPERGLFDALDDWLKRDRFVFIGWSGLLLFPCAFMALGGWLTGTTFVTSWYTHGLASSYLEGGNFLTVAVSTPADAFGHSILFLWGPEAQGNFTRWCQIGGLWPFVALHGAFGLIGFMLRQFEIARLVGIRPYNALAFSGPIAVFVSVFLMYPLGQSSWFFAPSFGVAGIFRFILFFQGFHNWTLNPFHMMGVAGILGGALLCAIHGATVENTLFEDGEGSNTFRAFEPTQAEETYSMVTANRFWSQIFGIAFSNKRWLHFFMLFVPVTGLWMSAVGVVGLALNLRAYDFVSQELRAAEDPEFETFYTKNILLNEGLRAWMAPQDQPHENFIFPEEVLPRGNAL
- a CDS encoding HU family DNA-binding protein, whose amino-acid sequence is MNKGELIDQIALKASVTKKQADAVLTAAIETIIEAVSEGDKVTLVGFGSFEARERQAREGRNPKTGDKMEIPATRVPAFSAGKLFKDRVAPDKE
- a CDS encoding YbjN domain-containing protein, producing the protein MTTESLATSEAIESMTDEFLASTSSHQEMIETVISTLQQNDTAMVQHTEKGYLWKFQYGSVEVFVQLTGESDDDFLTVWSSVLKLPVKDELGLTRKLLAMNCAETFESHFAIMNDQVVVISQRTVADLSPGEISRAITLVATVADNNDEMLRESFGGS
- the cobD gene encoding threonine-phosphate decarboxylase CobD, with the translated sequence MPRPKHGGNLDWAAAIAGCPVSSILDFSASINPLGPPESALTAIKSHLTSLTRYPDPEYWQLRSALAQWHDIGPDWILPGNGAAELLTWAGRELASFDSVYVLTPAFNDYERALKSFGGKICQHSLDLTTLKPVNPEKQGLLLNNPHNPTGKLWTAAAIRPYLSQFGLVVVDEAFMDFLPPQQQESLISLLPEYPNLVILRSLTKFYSLPGLRLGYVLAHPDRLLQWQKWRDPWSVNNLAVVAAIAAIEDRDFQQQTWDWLTAAREDLWQGLANFPQLQPQTSAANFLLVQSQSSCLPLQEALLKYHRIFIRDCLSFPELGSNYFRVAVRLPAENQRLLSALESVLAASDTKSVE
- the ureE gene encoding urease accessory protein UreE encodes the protein MLTFTERLPPRHTASLPPPETVLFSLLLTAEERTRSRYRLDSPEGFSLCFRLPRGTILQDRDFLRGENGEIIQIIAKPEPVITITAPSTDLLLKAAYHLGNRHVALEINPDYLRLSPDSVLQAMLEGLGLTVTEEIAPFNPEIGAYQHYHDLEEAKKG